The following is a genomic window from Stappia sp. 28M-7.
GCGGTGACCACGCTTTCCATGCCCCAACTGCAATCGCTCTCGTGAAAGGACATCTCATGCGCAAAAAGCTCCGATTTCTGTCGGCTACCGCCCTCACGTTTCTGCTCACGGCCCCGGCCTATGCGGCGGGCTCCGGCATGCCGTGGGAAGAACCGCTCCAGCGCATCCTGGAATCGGTTCAGGGGCCGGTGGCCAAGATCGTCGCGGTGATCATCATCATAATCACCGGCCTGACGCTCGCATTCGGCGAGACCTCGGGCGGCTTCCGGCGGCTGATCCAGATCGTCTTCGGCCTCAGCATCGCCTTCGCGGCGTCGAGCTTCTTCCTCTCCTTCTTCTCCTTCGGCGGCGGGGCGCTCGTCTGATGGATGCTGCTCGCCACATCGAGGGCTTCGAAATCCCGGTCCATCGCGCGCTGACCGAGCCGATCCTGCTCGGCGGCGCGCCGCGCGCCGTCGCCATCCTCAACGGCACGCTGGCGGCCGCCATCGGCCTCGGTCTCCAGCAGTGGATCGCCGGGCTCGGCCTGTTCGTCGCCGGGCATACGCTCAGCGTTTTTGCGGCCCGGCGCGATCCGGACTTCCTGTCCGTGCTTGCCCGCCACCTCCGACAGAAGGGGGGGTGGCGATGCTGAGCTTGGCCGAATACCGCAACCGGGCCGACCGGCTTGCCGATCTGCTGCCCTGGGCGGCGCTAGTCGCGCCCGGCATCGTCCTCAACAAGGACGGCAGTTTCCAGCGCAGCTTCCGCTTTCGCGGCCCCGATCTCGAAAGCGCGACGGACGCCGAACTGGTCGGGCTCGGCGCACGGGCCAACAATGCGCTGAAGCGCCTTGGCTCCGGCTGGGCGCTGTTCTTCGAGGCGGAGCGGCTTGAGGCGCAGGATTATCCGCGGTCCAACTTCCCGGACGCGGCCTCATGGCTCGTCGATGAGGAACGCCGCGCGGCCTTTGAAGGTGAGCCGGATCAGTCATCGCCCCGGTGGAGCGATGACCCGGCGAACGGGCAGGGCCGGCATTTCGAAAGCCGCTATCACCTCACACTTCTCTACATGCCGCCGCCCGACGCGCAGGCGCGCACCGAGAATGCGCTGCTGGATTCCGACCGGAAGGGGGAAGGGGACGGCGGCGGCCGCAACTGGCGGCAGGAACTGGCCCGGTTCCGGGACGAGACCGAGCGGGTGCTGGATTTGCTCAGCGGCTTCCTGCCGGAGATCCGCGCGCTCGACGATGTCGAGACGCTGACCTTTCTGCACGGGGTCATTTCGACAAAGCGCCATCCCGTCGCCGTGCCCGAAACGCCGATGTATCTTGATGGCGTGCTGGTCGATACGCCCTTGACCGGCGGCCTGGAGCCGATGCTCGGCGACCGGCACTTGCGGACGCTGACGATCCTCGGCTTTCCGAACGCGACCCGCCCCGGCATCCTCGACGCACTGAACCATCAGGACTTTGCCTATCGCTGGGGCACGCGCTTCATCCCGCTCGATAAGATGGCGGCGACGAAGGTGCTCACCCGCCTGCGCCGGCAGTGGTTCGCCAAGCGCAAGTCGATCACAGCGATCCTGCGCGAGGTGCTGACCAACGAGCCTGCTGTACTGGTCGATAGCGACGCCGACAACAAGGCGCTCGATGCAGACGCCGCTTTGCAGGCGCTCGGCAGTGATCGTGTCGGTTTCGGTTATCTGACGACGACCATCACCGTCTGGGACGAGGACCGGGATACCGCGGAGGAAAAGGTCCGCGCCGTCGAGCGCATCGTCAACGGCCTCGGCTTCACCTGCATTCGGGAAACGGTGAATGCCGTCGAAGCCTGGCTCGGTTCACTGCCGGGCCATGTCTACGCCAATGTCCGGCAGCCGCTCGTCCACACCCTGAACCTCGCCCATCTCATGCCGCTCTCGGCGGTGTGGGCCGGACCGGCGCGCAACGCCCATCTCGCCAAAGTCACTCAGACAGAATGTCCGCCGCTACTCCATGCGGAAACCAGCGGCTCCACACCGTTCCGCCTCTCCACCCATGTGGGCGATGTCGGCCACATGCTGATCGTCGGCCCGACCGGCGCAGGCAAGTCGGTGCTCTTGTCGCTGATCGCACTGCAATTCCGGCGCTATGCCGGCTCTCAGGTCACCATCTTCGACAAGGGCAATTCGGCGCGCGCAGCCGTGCTGGCCATGGGTGGGGAGCATCATGCGCTGGGTGCGGCCCCTGATGACATCACGAACGCGCTCGCCTTCCAGCCGCTCCGCGACATCGACGATCCGGCGACGCGAAGCTGGGCGGCTGAATGGATCGGCGCGCTGCTCGCTCATGAGCATGTCACCGTTACCCCGGAAGTGAAGGAGGCCGTCTGGTCGGCGCTGTGCAACCTCGCCACCGCGCCGGCCGAGGAGCGCACGCTCACCGGCCTGTCCGTCCTCGTCCAGGCGAACGCCCTCAAGGCCGCGCTCCAGCCCTATACGCTCGATGGCCCCTTCGGCCGGCTGCTCGACGCTGCCGAGGACCGGTTGGCGCTGTCCGACGTTCAATGCTTCGAGACCGAGGAACTGATGCATGAGGCCGGCGTCGTCCTGCCGGTGCTGACCTACCTCTTCCACCGTCTGGAGGAGAGGTTCGACGGGCGGCCGACGCTGCTCATTCTCGACGAGGCCTGGGTCTATCTCGACAATCCGCTCTTCGCCGCCCGCATCCGCGAATGGCTGAAGGTCCTGCGCAAGAAGAACGTGTCGGTGATCTTCGCGACGCAGTCGCTGGCGGACGTGGCCGACAGCTCCATCGCGCCCGCCATCATCGAGAGCTGCCCGCAGCGCATTTTTCTTCCCAACGACCGGGCCATCGAACCCCAGGCGCGCACGGCCTATGAGCGCTTCGGCCTCAACGATCGGCAGATCGAACTGATCGCGCAGGCAACGCCAAAACGGCACTACTACCTGCAATCGCGCCGCGGCAACCGGCTGTTCGAGCTGGGCCTCGGCCCCGTGGCACTGGCGCTCTGCGGCGCCTCCGATCCGTCCTCCCAGACCCTCATCGACACAATCCTGGCCGAGCACGGCAGGGAGGCCTTCGCCGTCGAGTTTCTGAGAGCCCGCGGCCTCGATTGGGCCGCCGACATCCTCGGCCCGTTCTCTCCCCAAATACAGGAGCCAACACCATGAAACGCACGTCTCTCGCGGCGCTCCTCGCCGCATCTCTTGCCATCGCTACGCCACAGGTGGGCCATGCCGCCTGGCCGGTCTTCGATGCCACCAACTACGGTCAGAATGTCCTGCAGGCGGCGCGTGCGCTGGAGCAGATCAACAATCAGATCCAGCAGCTCCAGAACCAGGCGGTCATGTTGCAGAACATGGCAAAGAACCTTCAGCGGCTGGATTTCTCCTCGCTCGGACAACTCCAGGGGGCGCTGAACCGTATCGACGGGCTGATGATGCAGGTCGACGGCCTCAGCTTCGACCTGACGCAGCTCGAAGGCCAGTGGCGGCAGCAATATCCAAGCTCGTACGATGCCACGGTCAGCACCAGCGATATCGCCACTGCCGCGCGCGAGCGCTGGCAGAGTGCCATGAACGCTTTCCGCCAAACCATGCGGGTGCAATCGCAGATCGTCGAGAACGTGCGCGTCGACGAAGGGCTACTCACCGATCTCGTCAATCGGAGCCATGGCGCCGTCGGGGCGCTGCAGGCGCAGCAGGCCGCGAATCAGCTCATTGCGCTTTCGGCCAAGCAGCAGATGCAGATCCAGACGCTGATGGCCGCCCATTACCGTGCCGAGGCAGAAGACGCCGCGCGCAAGGCGCAGGCGGAGGAAGCGGCGCGCGAGACCACGCGCAGGTTCCTCGGTTCCGGCTCCGCCTATTCCGGGAACTGACCGGCAGGGAGGCGACGCGCGATGAATGATCTCGGCATCATCGACCGGTTCATGGAGACCTTCAGCCGCTACATCGACAGCGGCTTCGGACTCTTGTCGGGTGACGTCGCCTTCCTCACCACCATCCTGATCGGCATCGACATTACGCTGGCAGGCCTGTTCTGGGCTCTGGGCGGCGAGGACAACATCATCGGGCGCCTGATCCGGAAGGTGCTCTATGTCGGCGTCTTCGCGCTGATCCTCAACAACTTCCAGAACCTTGCCGAGATCATCTACAGGTCCTTCTCCGGTCTCGGCATCCAGGCCGCGCCCGGCACGCTCGCCGCCGACGATCTGCTCAAACCTGGCAAGATCGCCGCCACCGGTTATGAGGCGGCGTATCCGCTCATCGATCAGGTCGGCAATCTCGTCGGCTTTCCGGAAATCTTCGGCAACGCACTCACCGTCTTCGTCCTGCTGC
Proteins encoded in this region:
- a CDS encoding TrbC/VirB2 family protein; translated protein: MRKKLRFLSATALTFLLTAPAYAAGSGMPWEEPLQRILESVQGPVAKIVAVIIIIITGLTLAFGETSGGFRRLIQIVFGLSIAFAASSFFLSFFSFGGGALV
- a CDS encoding VirB3 family type IV secretion system protein gives rise to the protein MDAARHIEGFEIPVHRALTEPILLGGAPRAVAILNGTLAAAIGLGLQQWIAGLGLFVAGHTLSVFAARRDPDFLSVLARHLRQKGGWRC
- the trbE gene encoding conjugal transfer protein TrbE, with the translated sequence MLSLAEYRNRADRLADLLPWAALVAPGIVLNKDGSFQRSFRFRGPDLESATDAELVGLGARANNALKRLGSGWALFFEAERLEAQDYPRSNFPDAASWLVDEERRAAFEGEPDQSSPRWSDDPANGQGRHFESRYHLTLLYMPPPDAQARTENALLDSDRKGEGDGGGRNWRQELARFRDETERVLDLLSGFLPEIRALDDVETLTFLHGVISTKRHPVAVPETPMYLDGVLVDTPLTGGLEPMLGDRHLRTLTILGFPNATRPGILDALNHQDFAYRWGTRFIPLDKMAATKVLTRLRRQWFAKRKSITAILREVLTNEPAVLVDSDADNKALDADAALQALGSDRVGFGYLTTTITVWDEDRDTAEEKVRAVERIVNGLGFTCIRETVNAVEAWLGSLPGHVYANVRQPLVHTLNLAHLMPLSAVWAGPARNAHLAKVTQTECPPLLHAETSGSTPFRLSTHVGDVGHMLIVGPTGAGKSVLLSLIALQFRRYAGSQVTIFDKGNSARAAVLAMGGEHHALGAAPDDITNALAFQPLRDIDDPATRSWAAEWIGALLAHEHVTVTPEVKEAVWSALCNLATAPAEERTLTGLSVLVQANALKAALQPYTLDGPFGRLLDAAEDRLALSDVQCFETEELMHEAGVVLPVLTYLFHRLEERFDGRPTLLILDEAWVYLDNPLFAARIREWLKVLRKKNVSVIFATQSLADVADSSIAPAIIESCPQRIFLPNDRAIEPQARTAYERFGLNDRQIELIAQATPKRHYYLQSRRGNRLFELGLGPVALALCGASDPSSQTLIDTILAEHGREAFAVEFLRARGLDWAADILGPFSPQIQEPTP
- the trbJ gene encoding P-type conjugative transfer protein TrbJ; translation: MKRTSLAALLAASLAIATPQVGHAAWPVFDATNYGQNVLQAARALEQINNQIQQLQNQAVMLQNMAKNLQRLDFSSLGQLQGALNRIDGLMMQVDGLSFDLTQLEGQWRQQYPSSYDATVSTSDIATAARERWQSAMNAFRQTMRVQSQIVENVRVDEGLLTDLVNRSHGAVGALQAQQAANQLIALSAKQQMQIQTLMAAHYRAEAEDAARKAQAEEAARETTRRFLGSGSAYSGN